TCTGGCCCCACGGCAGCAGGTAGCCCATGAAGGCCTCGGCCATCAGTGCCAGGTAGATCAGCATGCCGAACAGCCACACCAGCTCACGGGGCTTCTGGTAGGAACCGTAGAGCAGGCCACGGAACATGTGCAGATAGACCACGATGAAGAACGCCGAAGCGCCGGTGGAGTGGAGCAGACGCAGGATCGCGCCGTACTCGACGTCGCGCATGATGTATTCAACGGAAGCGAAGGCCTCTTCCGCCGAAGGGGTGTAGCTCATGGTCAGCCAGACACCGGTTACGATCTGGTTGACCAGAACCAGCAGCGCCAGGGAGCCAAAGAAATAGAAGAAGTTGAAGTTCTTCGGAGCGTAATACTTGCTGAGATGGTCTTCCCACATCTTGGTCGCGGGGAAGCGCGCATCAACCCAATCCATGAACTTGCTCATCACGCTTTCTCCGTGTCGACGCCAATGACGATGATGTCATCCGACTCATAGGAATGCGGGGGTACTGGCAGGTTCAAAGGCGCAGGTTGCGACTTGTAGACGCGACCAGCCAGATCGTAGTGGGAACCGTGGCAAGGGCAGAAATAGCCACCTACCCAGTCCTTGCCCAGATCCGCGGGCGCCACTTCAGGACGGAAGGTCGGAGAACAGCCCAGGTGGGTGCAGATACCGATCAGCAGCAGAATCTCTGGCTTGATCGAACGCACTTCCGGGTCGACGTAGGTTGGTTGTACTGAGTTCTTGGAGTCAGGGTCAGACAACTGGCCCTCGATCTTTTTAAGATTCCCCAGGATTTCCTCGGTACGGCGGACGATGAATACCGGCTGACCACGCCATTCAGCAATCATCTGCTGACCTGGATCGATCTTGCTGATATTCACCTTCACCGGTGCACCTGCGGCTTTCGCCTTGGCACTGGGAAACCATGACCCCACGAACGGGACCGCAGCCCCCACCGCTCCAGCAGCACCCACCACGGATGTGGCTGCTACTAGGAAGCGACGCCGGCCTGCATTCACGCCGTCATTGCTCATTCAGTCCTCTCCCATCAGCTTTGTGGCCTGTTAAATCAGGCATCTACTAAGTAAAAATCTGAACTTATAAAAATTTTGCCGAATGGTAATGAAAAGCCCCTATTCTGACAAGGTAATTACCAAGCCGAGCCGGCCCGAAGCCTTGCAGTATAGGGCCTCCGCGGATGTGGCAAGTTGTCACAGAGCAAATTCTAGACAATAAAAAACGCCCAGCTCCGCGAGGAGACTGGGCGTTTTTGAACGCAGTAGCGAATTAACGCTTGGAGTATTGCGGACGCTTACGCGCTTTACGCAGACCCACTTTCTTACGTTCAACTTCACGTGCGTCACGGGTTACGAAACCAGCTTTACGCAGCGCGCTGCGCAGAGTT
The DNA window shown above is from Pseudomonas protegens CHA0 and carries:
- the petA gene encoding ubiquinol-cytochrome c reductase iron-sulfur subunit, which produces MSNDGVNAGRRRFLVAATSVVGAAGAVGAAVPFVGSWFPSAKAKAAGAPVKVNISKIDPGQQMIAEWRGQPVFIVRRTEEILGNLKKIEGQLSDPDSKNSVQPTYVDPEVRSIKPEILLLIGICTHLGCSPTFRPEVAPADLGKDWVGGYFCPCHGSHYDLAGRVYKSQPAPLNLPVPPHSYESDDIIVIGVDTEKA